GATAAGCACATCGATAATTCCGAGATTTTCCATGGCCTCGGGTATGACTTCCTGATAGGCATCCTGATAATGGGTGACGGGTGTTCCCGGTGAAAGCCGGGTACGGTAATTCAGTTTACTTTCCGGCTTCAGTTGTTCCCAGATTGTACGGATGGATTTGGTGGGAACTCTGAGGGAGGCAGTGCCCTGTACACGAACCTGAATGCCTTCCTGCATGTCCCAGAATACCAGACCCACATCGGGGAATTTCCTGATCTGATTCACCTTGACCGACCGGATGTCGGTATAAATTCCAAGCTGACGGCTGGCTTGTGACGATTCCCTCAGGACAACGGTGCGACCAACCGGTTGCCTGCCGTTAAAGGTGGTCAGAACCGGGAAATGGAAGGGATGCCGGGAAAAACTTGACCCGAATTCCAACGCCTCCCACACCTTCTGTAACCAGTGATTTAATTCTGCATCCGACGAGACCATGTGTTCCTTCCGACTGGTGAAAAAAAGATAAGGAAGGGTATTGGTTTGTTCAATGCAGTATATTTGCCTGTGAATTAAAATACGGTTACAGTTTACGGGGAACTTATGT
The nucleotide sequence above comes from Bacteroidota bacterium. Encoded proteins:
- a CDS encoding pyridoxamine 5'-phosphate oxidase family protein; this encodes MVSSDAELNHWLQKVWEALEFGSSFSRHPFHFPVLTTFNGRQPVGRTVVLRESSQASRQLGIYTDIRSVKVNQIRKFPDVGLVFWDMQEGIQVRVQGTASLRVPTKSIRTIWEQLKPESKLNYRTRLSPGTPVTHYQDAYQEVIPEAMENLGIIDVLITEIDWLKLSVDGHLRAQWLWSDSRFQGTWVVP